In Sorangium aterium, the genomic stretch GCTTGACCTGTCGACCCGGTGAACGGTCGCGAACGGACGCGGCGAAGTCGCGCTCCAGGCCCACCTCCTCAAGGACGTGCCGCTTTCGGAACACGCGGTACACGTCGCCGAAGCTCGGTCGATCCGAGCGCAGCCGCTCGAACTCCTCCCGGGACAGGACGACCGCCACGGGGCGACCTCGCCGGGTGAGCTCGACGACTTCACCCGCTTCCGCTTGCTCGATGATGGAGGGGAGATTGGCCCGAGCTTCTGCGACGGAGTAGCGATGCGCCATTCAATAGATGTACACCAACATGTACATTCGTGCAACCTGGCGGGACGGCTCTGGTCCACCCTCGGGTCGCGCAGCTCGGCGGCAGGACCGGACCGGTCTTGGCGCCGGAGCACTCCCTCCGACGATCCCGTCGACTATAGGTGGCTCGCGACCAACGAGTCGGCACAGCGGTCCACGTGCGTCTGCTGTCAGCCTGCATGCGCGTGCTGCCATACAGGAGATGGCGGCGGCTGTGCGATTCGCGTCGCCACACGTCGCGAGCGCCGGCCGTTGCCCCAGCGATCCGAGCCTGGTACGGGTAGGGTGGCTGCCATGAGCTGGACCGAGGATG encodes the following:
- a CDS encoding type II toxin-antitoxin system Phd/YefM family antitoxin — protein: MAHRYSVAEARANLPSIIEQAEAGEVVELTRRGRPVAVVLSREEFERLRSDRPSFGDVYRVFRKRHVLEEVGLERDFAASVRDRSPGRQVKL